From a single Leucoraja erinacea ecotype New England unplaced genomic scaffold, Leri_hhj_1 Leri_51C, whole genome shotgun sequence genomic region:
- the LOC129693995 gene encoding uncharacterized protein LOC129693995: MRDSRSREGGRFWAAVEPACRDGRMEFAGSRGSEAWLVQQQRRGSGGCRPAAVKPQGDVSRPLPNHAGWNNVARKRKAPGIPSGDWGLVPSWGRDTGTWQDGGCGFAGPAVSCAGGSCLRRRRFQKRRRLVRALHLLLYHRISPLTFHRRLWGLFTAAGRRRRRRAVRRNTGEALTGGGSHLSHHQTLPEAGELFRTVPGTGGCGPLTERGTRPTDGNAGLWPKPTAKPPLANCQPSPIDYRLLTPASDRLGVPSAVKDVARGGTAECGEASSARLLGRLNADREHPLYSRLLARQKDALQLCQADASGDTVSLEQPKGGTLNRAKPAEAGSSNREPASGVRGLAEAVEVNGHAASDPDDAQRSEGGDGGRRTLAEDNAIVISHVCSIGEQMAEQLFGGEEDGAAGGKHGLPGGAGDSETEGSAPEPPRTGTNHVAVMSDEHVTCIHGLLDEYIQAYGSLIPLNTDEVVEKLQDVFEEDFATPHRKTMIHHVMQSYHRMVGNNAVRNFRVTYKRHVLTMDDLSTLYGQNWLNDQVMNMYGDLVMDTVPDKVHFFNSFFYDKLRTKGYDGVKRWTKNVDIFNKDLLLIPIHLEVHWSLISVDVRQKTITYFDSQRTLNRRCPKHIGKYLQAEAIKKNRHDFYEDWKGYFKMNVARQNNDSDCGAFVLQFCKCLALEQPFSFTQQDMPKLRRQIYKELCNCKLTV; encoded by the exons ATGCGCGATAGCCGCTCGCGGGAGGGAGGACGGTTCTGGGCGGCGGTGGAGCCGGCGTGCCGGGACGGCAGGATGGAGTTTGCGGGGAGCAGAGGGAGCGAGGCCTGGTTggtgcagcagcagcggcggggtTCGGGCGGCTGCCGGCCGGCAGCGGTGAAGCCGCAGGGGGACGTGTCCCGGCCGCTGCCCAACCATGCCGGCTGGAACAACGTGGCCCGGAAGAGGAAGGCGCCGGGAATACCGAGCGGCGACTGGGGCTTGGTGCCGAGCTGGGGCCGGGACACCGGGACGTGGCAGGATGGGGGCTGCGGTTTTGCCGGGCCGGCGGTGAGCTGCGCCGGGGGGTCGTGCCTGAGGCGGCGCCGCTTCCAGAAGAGGCGGCGGCTGGTGCGGGCCCTTCACCTGCTGCTGTACCACCGCATCTCCCCGCTCACCTTCCATCGCCGGCTCTGGGGCCTCTTCACCGCagcggggaggagaaggaggaggagagcggTTCGCCGGAACACCGGCGAGGCGCTGACGGGCGGGGGGAGCCACCTGTCGCACCACCAAACGCTCCCAGAGGCCGGGGAGCTGTTCCGGACTGTGCCGGGCACTGGCGGCTGCGGGCCGCTGACGGAGAGGGGTACCCGCCCCACAGACGGGAACGCCGGCCTCTGGCCAAAGCCCACTGCCAAGCCGCCCCTCGCCAATTGCCAGCCTTCGCCCATCGACTACCGGCTGCTGACTCCGGCCTCCGACAGGTTGGGCGTTCCCTCCGCGGTGAAGGACGTGGCCCGGGGCGGCACGGCGGAGTGTGGCGAAGCCTCGAGCGCCAGGCTGCTGGGCAGGCTGAACGCTGACCGCGAACACCCCCTGTACTCCCGCCTGCTCGCCCGACAGAAGGATGCCCTGCAGCTGTGCCAGGCCGATGCCAGCGGTGACACCGTCAGCCTCGAACAGCCCAAGGGCGGCACGCTGAACCGCGCCAAGCCGGCAGAAGCAGGGAGCAGCAACCGGGAGCCCGCTTCCGGAGTTAGAG GTCTTGCCGAGGCGGTGGAGGTGAACGGCCACGCGGCGAGTGACCCCGACGATGCCCAGCGATCGGAGGGCGGCGACGGGGGGCGGCGGACGTTGGCGGAGGACAACGCCATCGTCATCAGCCACGTGTGCAGCATCGGCGAGCAGATGGCCGAGCAGCTGTTTGGCGGCGAGGAGGACGGGGCTGCCGGCGGCAAGCACGGGCTGCCCGGAGGTGCCGGGGACTCGGAGACGGAGGGCAGCGCGCCAGAGCCGCCTAGGACCGGCACCAACCACGTGGCAGTGATGAGCGACGAGCACGTCACCTGCATTCACG GCCTCCTGGACGAGTATATCCAAGCCTACGGCAGCCTCATCCCGCTCAACACTGACGAGGTCGTCGAGAAACTGCAGGATGTCTTTGAAGAAGACTTCGCTACTCCCCACAG GAAGACGATGATCCACCACGTGATGCAGTCGTACCACCGGATGGTCGGGAACAACGCCGTGCGTAACTTCCGTGTGACCTACAAGAGGCATGTGCTCACCATGGATGACCTCTCCACTCTGTATGGACAAAACTGGCTGAATGATCAG GTCATGAACATGTACGGAGACCTGGTTATGGACACCGTCCCTGACAAA GTTCACTTCTTTAACAGCTTCTTCTACGACAAGCTGCGGACAAAGGGATACGACGGAGTGAAAAGATGGACCAAAAAC GTTGATATCTTCAACAAGGACCTGCTGCTAATCCCCATTCACCTGGAGGTTCACTGGTCCCTGATCTCAGTCGATGTGCGGCAGAAGACCATCACCTACTTTGACTCCCAGCGCACTCTCAACAGGCGGTGCCCCAAG CATATTGGAAAGTACCTCCAGGCAGAGGCGATAAAGAAGAACAGACATGACTTCTACGAAGACTGGAAGGGATATTTCAAAATG